In Lycium barbarum isolate Lr01 chromosome 9, ASM1917538v2, whole genome shotgun sequence, the DNA window AGAATCGGGGGCGTAAATCGTagcattattactatcattactAGTGTGCACCATTTTTGTTCAATGAGAATGAAACAAATATACAGAAAAACAACTACAAATCAATACAGAGGTGAAACCGCGATTACCGCACCTCTGGAGTCACAAAAAAACCACCAAAATCAACACAGAAAATTAGAGAAATTAGAGTTACCGCACTTCTTCTCTTACTCGAAGGAGAAAAGCCTTGAAACAACTACGAATTGCACTCAAAATACGAACATAAATGCTTCGTCAACAAAAATCCATATCGCCAAAGAAGAACATCAACAAAATCTTCGAACTAAAACACGAGGGTAACATCGATCGAAAGGTCTCGCCCAGATCTGTCAAATccctcgctctgataccatgttaagatCAACAATGATCTGAATTTGCGGAAGAAAGCAACTAGGGTTTATTCATCATTTTAcaacgaagagagagagagagagagagaaggttctccttttcattctttattcactgaacaaaacaaaaaaaaacatctGTACAAAATACTACCCAGTACATAAAAAATTGGGCCTAAACTAAAACTTGGGCCTAAACTAAAACTGATCCACATAAAATAATAGAGCAGCTGGGCTCGGGTCCAATACTGAATTTATGTAATCCCAACAACACAGGATTCAAACCAGATTTATTCTAACCAAAAACCACAAAACACTGCCACTTATTCAAACAGCAAATTAATCAAAAACAATTACAGTACTTACTAATTAACAAAGACAAGATAAATCGTAATTAACTCCGGCAACGAGTAATAGCACTGCAACCACGAGTATACGGATTAGCTTCCGCACCTGTCTCGCAGTTATAATATGGAGCACCTCTTCTAGAACACGGAACCTTGTTCCTCTGCAGTGCACCATAGGTTATGTAATCAGTAGTTGCTAAAATGCGCCTGTTGCTCTCTGAATCCATTTCAAATTCACCAGCGGTCATGCACTCCGCTATTGAACCTGTTGGGATCGAAACAATAAGAGCGTCAAGCGGAAGCTAATAATTGTAAATTTTAGCGACTATAAATTAGGAACAAAAGAAAAACATACTGTTAAAAGAGATATacagcctgtttggatgggtttatgcctataagctgcaaatagcttataaactaaaaaaaataagttgggtagtctaactttttttttttttttttggcttataagctgttttagataagccaagtcaaatgggctcaattatttttttgagcttattttaagcacaaaatgactttaagctggctagccaaacactcaaaaaaacttaaaacagcttataagcaacttataaatccaaacgggctcataataatgaaataatatggtTTGATCAATTGATTTACGTATGAAAATtaatataaaagcataaaaacTATTAATAGAATAATCTTCCCATACTCTTTAAACGACTgttgtatgaaaaaaaaaaaaaaaaaaaagatcttctGTTTATAGAAGACCAAAACTACTTAAATTCCAAGAAAATGATAAATATGGTAGAGTCCTTTCACAAAGAAAACATTTTCtaccaaaaaattattttttgaagtaaaacacaatTAAGTCAGAATTCAAATAAGGTAGAAAATTCAGGCCATTTGACTATCGAACCTTGACAGCTGTCGGCGGATTTCATGGGAATCCAGCCGTTCATGTCGAAGTCGGTAGCATCGCCGGAGATAATCGACGCTGCGATTAATAGTGAAAAGATGATGAAACTGGAGCAAGAGGACTTTGCCATTGCCTCTACAATTTGTTAATGATAATTGGTACGTGTTATCTTTATTTTCCTCTcagtacaaatatatatatatatatagaaataatTAACAAGTTGATTATTTTTTTGTAGTAAGTTCTAACTACTACTGCTACTAGTGATACAATGTCACTGTTTTAGTTCAACGACAATAGGGCGGGATCGGGGACACTGTGCGTTTTAAAGTATTTTTTGGCTTTTTTGGTGAAACAGTGTCCATGTTGCCAGTAATTACCGAACTGCCATTCTCAGATTATAAATGTATTCAAATTTAACTATATGTATTTTAAACGATTAAAgtaaaatattttatatatagtactttttatgtcaCTTTTCACATATAATTTTATTTAGAAAGATTGGCGTCCAACTTATTCTAAGGCAGATAATTCTTTTTGGAATACAAAAAAATAGTTTACATTCCCTTATTTTTATtcgttcttctttttttctttagaTGGTTTTGTGAGTAGAAATGCTTTTAACAAGGGGAGATAAAGAAGGAAGAATAAATTACTTTTGACGAAATTTGAACCCCATATCCAAGTTCTGTAATATATACTTTGACATGCACTACAAGAAAGAAGGCATTTCCAACAAAATTCTTTTGTTGTCATAGACTCATAGtattgactattgttgcaaaaaatacttttggcaataacatttttttgttgttgcataaacttttctCATTGATTGTTacacgtgcaacaacttttttgttgttgccaaaagtactttttacaaCAATAGTCAATATATGGCAACATAATTAAgttttttggcaacaaaaaaaaaagtgcatttttaaaagtttcatcatatatgccaacaataaaattaagttttgtcaaatattgaattttgccaacaatattatttttgttgtcaaAGAGTTGTCATTTCTGTACTTTCTTTTAGTGATGGAATATGTAATACAGTATACTGGAAGGAGGTCCAAGGCTCGAGCCCTGAAAATGAGTTTTCTTTTTATAAGAAGTATTCCCTTTTAACAAATCTTATGCGCGGTCCATGCAAATTTGGATTAATTGGGGTAGCAAAAATGAATTCCTGACATCGAGCGAAAAATATAAGAATATAGTATGGGGGAAAAGCAAGGTATAATTATGTGGGAAGGGTTTGAAGTGTAATGTTGAGTTCTGATGCTTAGCTTCTCAAAGTCGTTTTGCTTCGAGGTTGGtaccaaaaaaggaaaaaaaaagtggttaTTTGAGTTTTTGAGAATGGCAGAAGCAGGAGAACGGGGGAAAAATTGAAGAAATGTGGTATTGGgttttttgatattggtgaatgagAAATGATGGaatgaaaagtgaagggaatataaaaggtccctttttgctttgggaaatgtaaaaggttccttgtgctttggttaaagcatctgtctcacataggaaaaagagagaaaaagagaggtgtacatattacattacaccttctctagttgctaaaagggttgagggggaaaggaccccacgcgccgtcgtcgtcgctcgctcggctttggctttggtcaaatgatctgattgattgataatctgcTTTTTAgtttttacagattgtgtaatCTGCTTTTTAGTTTCTGTTCATTTGTCCTCTGCGACTGGAACTCTGTGAACATTGCACCAGCGGTCGCGTGACGCTGTGCCACCGGTGCCGCTGTGCCACCGGCTGAGAAACCTGCGAAGTTCACCGGTGCCAACTTTAAAGGATGGCAGCAGAGAATGTTCTTTTGGCTTACCACCCTTGGTATGCAAAAGTTCACCAGTGAGGACCCTCCCGTGCCTGCCGCCGACATGCCTGACAATCAGAAGTTCATGGTTACTGAGGCTTGGAAACAGGCTGATTTTTTGTGCAAAGGCTACATTTTGAGTGCCTTAGAAGATGATTTGTACAACGTCTACAGTGcagtagagacctccaaagaattatGGAGTGCACTGGAAAATAAGTACAAAATTGAAGATGCTTGCTTGAAGAAGTTTGTGGTTGCCAAATTCCTAGACTACAAAATGGATGGAAAaactgttggaacccaagttcaagagcttcaacttatctttcatgaccttattgctgaaggtatggtagtgaatgaagcattccaagtggctgcaatgattgagaagttgccaccctcatggaaagatttcaagaattatcttaagcacaagagaaaggaaatgaaattggaggatcttgtgattcgtctcaagatcgaggaagataacaaaacCGCTGATAAGAGGTACCGTAAGAGTTCACCAATTGAAGGGGCAAGTGTCGTTGAAGATGCTGCTCCGAAAAAGAACAATAAAAGGAAGAGGCGTTCTGGAAAGGAGAAGTATCCTAACAAGAAAAAGTTCAAGGGCAATTGTTACAATTGTGGTAAAGCAGGCCATAAAGCTCCCGACTGTCGTGCCCCCAAGAAGGACAAAGAGAAAAACAAGGGTCAGGCAAACATGGTGGAAGATGTTGATGACCTATGTGCAATGCTGTCCGAGTGCAACCTGGTTGGCaacccaaaggagtggtggcttgattctggcgCCACTCGACATGTGTGTGCCGTTAAGGAAGCATTTACAACTTACACTCCCGCTGGACCTGACGAGGAGCTATacatgggaaatactgcaacagccaaagttgaaggatatggaaaggttctgttgaagatgacatccggcaaagtgctgactctcaacaacgtcatGCATGTTCCATCAATTAAGAAGAACCTAGTTTCAGCCGCACTACTCGTGAAAAATGGGTTTAAGTGCGTGCTGGTTAGTGATAAATTTGTACTTAGTAAGAATGATATGTTtgtaggaaagggctacctcaccgagggccttttcaaacttaatgtaatggttgttgccagtattaatggaaaatctgcttcttcttacttattggagtcaaataatttatggcatgttcgtttaggacatgtcaattacaaaaccttgcggaaaatgattaatcttgaaatattgcctaaatttgagtgtaatatatctaaatgtcaaatatgtgttgaatcaaagtttgttaagcattcgtataagtccgttcaaaagaattcaaatcctttagacttaatacacactgacatttgtgatatgaagtcaataccatctcgcggtgggaaaaagtatttcataacttttattgacgattgcactcgatattgttatgtttaCTTGCTAAAcagtaaggatgaagcaatagaagcatttaagcaatataagaatgaagtcgaaaatcaactaaataaaaagataaaaatgattagaagtgataggggtggagaatacgaatctccttttgcagagatatgtttagaatatggaattattcatcaaaccactgccccctacacaccacaatccaatggagttgcggaaaggaaaaatcggacattgaaagaaatgatgaatgctttactaataagttccggtttaccgctgagcttgtggggggaagctatccttacagctaaccgaatactcaacagagtgccccacagcaaaacacaatccattccatataaactatggaaaggaagaaaacccaacttgaaatatttcaaagtgtgggggtgtttagcaaaagtacaagttcctttacctaaaagggtaaacatcggaccaaaaactgtagattgtgtttttattggatatgctacaaacag includes these proteins:
- the LOC132610537 gene encoding rapid alkalinization factor-like; translated protein: MAKSSCSSFIIFSLLIAASIISGDATDFDMNGWIPMKSADSCQGSIAECMTAGEFEMDSESNRRILATTDYITYGALQRNKVPCSRRGAPYYNCETGAEANPYTRGCSAITRCRS